GGCCCAACCGGAGTCTTTCCAATCTTCCGCACGACCTCGATCCCCTCCGACACCTTTCCAAACACCGTATGTCTCCCATCCAAATGTGGGGTCGGGACGAGCGTGATAAAGAACTGGCTCCCGTTGGTGTTCGGTCCCGCGTTGGCCATGGAGAGCATCCCCTCCCCGGTGTGCTTCAGTTTCGGATGGATCTCGTCCGCGAACTGATACCCGGGGCCTCCGCGGCCGGTTCCTGTCGGGTCGCCGCCCTGGATCATGAATCCGTCGATCACGCGATGAAAAATCACGCCATCGTAGAAATTCTTCTCCGCCAGTTTGGCGAAATTGCCCACCGTGTTCGGAACTTCCGTCTCAAACAGCTCGACCGTGAAGTTCCCCATCGTCGTTTCGAAGCGCGCGAGTGTCGCCATTTCTACTTCACCCTTTCGATCGTGACTTTTTTCAGCATGACCGGAGTCGTCGGGCTGCTGCGCTCGCCACCCCCACCGGCCTTGACCGGAACTTTTCCGATCTTGTGCACGACATCCATACCCTCAACTACCTGACCAAAGATGGTGTACCCGCCGTTGAGCTGGGTCACCGGCGCGAGCGTGACAAAGAACTGGCTGCCGTTAGTGTTTGGCCCGGCATTCGCCATCGCGAGACGCCCTTCTTTGTCGAACGTGAGGCCCGGCGCGTTTTCATTCTTGAATTCGTAGCCGGGCCCGCCGGTACCAGTGCCGAGCGGGTCGCCGCCCTGGATCATGAATCCATCGATGATGCGGTGAAACAGCGTGCCGTCGAAAAACGGCTTTCCCGTCGTCTTTTTATTGGTGCGCGGATCGGTG
The sequence above is a segment of the Terriglobia bacterium genome. Coding sequences within it:
- a CDS encoding peptidylprolyl isomerase, which gives rise to MATLARFETTMGNFTVELFETEVPNTVGNFAKLAEKNFYDGVIFHRVIDGFMIQGGDPTGTGRGGPGYQFADEIHPKLKHTGEGMLSMANAGPNTNGSQFFITLVPTPHLDGRHTVFGKVSEGIEVVRKIGKTPVGP
- a CDS encoding peptidylprolyl isomerase — encoded protein: MKRYLVFLLLAIAPIAFGQEKKAAAPPNAAKLPPGVYAHFSTSLGDFTCELYEKQSPVTVANFIGLAQGTKTYTDPRTNKKTTGKPFFDGTLFHRIIDGFMIQGGDPLGTGTGGPGYEFKNENAPGLTFDKEGRLAMANAGPNTNGSQFFVTLAPVTQLNGGYTIFGQVVEGMDVVHKIGKVPVKAGGGGERSSPTTPVMLKKVTIERVK